Proteins co-encoded in one Candidatus Nomurabacteria bacterium genomic window:
- a CDS encoding MBL fold metallo-hydrolase, which yields MSSTLGFYGGVGSVTGANFMLDTGKVALLVDCGLVQGDKFAAEINERPFAYDPSHVDVLFVTHAHADHIGRIPKLVRDGFKGQIYSTTPTKDLARIMFDDALHIMNYEAERDGRQPLYAQQDIDVALSLWQTVGYNEQIALEDDITAVFTDAGHILGSGMVQLTRHGKKIVFTGDVGNIPQPLLGAPEVPEKYDYMIMESVYGDRVHEEVEERTAILKYHILETIKKHGTLIIPAFSLERTQGILFEINNLIESGEVPSIKTYLDSPLAIKVTDIYQHSTEYMSQDVQRQIKDGDDIFSFEGLSFTETMKESSMIARAGGPKIIIAGSGMSHGGRIRQHEKQFLGDANTTLLLVGYQSVGSIGRLLQDGAKQVWIDGMQVRVKAQIATIRGYSGHADRNQLIDLVYSGTQEYQPKQVFVTMGEERSSLFLTQRLRDYLGVNAVAPDENEEVEIDF from the coding sequence ATGAGTTCGACATTGGGTTTTTACGGCGGGGTTGGTTCGGTGACCGGAGCCAATTTTATGCTCGATACAGGCAAGGTGGCACTGTTGGTGGACTGTGGCTTAGTGCAGGGCGATAAGTTTGCCGCCGAAATAAATGAACGTCCGTTTGCTTACGATCCATCTCACGTGGATGTACTCTTTGTGACGCATGCCCACGCCGACCATATCGGCCGAATTCCAAAGCTCGTCCGCGATGGTTTTAAGGGGCAAATTTACTCGACCACACCGACCAAAGACCTCGCTCGCATTATGTTTGATGATGCGCTGCACATCATGAATTACGAAGCGGAGCGTGATGGTCGCCAGCCACTCTACGCGCAGCAAGATATCGATGTGGCGCTGTCGCTCTGGCAGACCGTGGGATATAACGAGCAGATTGCTCTGGAAGACGACATCACTGCCGTCTTCACCGACGCGGGACATATTCTTGGTTCGGGTATGGTACAGCTCACGCGCCACGGCAAGAAAATTGTCTTCACGGGCGATGTCGGGAATATCCCACAGCCGCTTCTAGGGGCGCCAGAAGTGCCGGAGAAGTATGACTATATGATAATGGAGAGCGTGTATGGCGACCGGGTGCATGAGGAAGTAGAGGAGCGTACGGCTATTTTGAAGTATCATATTTTAGAAACCATCAAGAAGCACGGCACACTCATTATTCCGGCGTTTTCGCTTGAGCGTACGCAGGGGATTTTGTTTGAAATTAATAACCTCATTGAGTCTGGCGAGGTGCCGTCCATTAAGACCTATCTTGATTCGCCGCTGGCTATTAAAGTGACCGACATCTACCAGCACAGCACTGAGTACATGAGTCAGGATGTACAGCGACAGATTAAAGATGGCGACGACATCTTTTCCTTTGAAGGGCTGTCGTTTACTGAGACCATGAAGGAGTCGAGCATGATTGCGCGCGCCGGTGGGCCAAAGATTATCATTGCTGGTTCGGGGATGAGTCATGGAGGGCGGATTCGGCAGCACGAGAAGCAGTTTTTGGGTGATGCCAACACCACTCTTTTGCTTGTGGGATACCAATCGGTCGGTAGTATTGGCCGGCTGCTCCAAGATGGTGCCAAGCAAGTGTGGATTGATGGCATGCAGGTGCGGGTAAAAGCGCAGATTGCTACCATTCGCGGCTACTCTGGCCACGCCGACCGCAACCAGCTTATCGACTTGGTTTACAGTGGTACGCAGGAATACCAACCGAAGCAGGTTTTTGTGACGATGGGGGAGGAGCGCTCATCGCTCTTCTTGACGCAGCGCTTGCGCGATTATCTTGGCGTGAATGCTGTCGCACCAGATGAGAATGAGGAGGTGGAAATTGATTTTTAA
- the rplT gene encoding 50S ribosomal protein L20 produces MARVKGGLMAQKRRRNILDEVKGYRLQRSKKKRVAREAIYHAQLHAFAHRKDKKNDFRRLWTVRINAALMAHGLKYSRFIKMLKDKKIELDRKVLATIALQNPEAFNRIVGEVTK; encoded by the coding sequence ATGGCACGTGTAAAAGGAGGCCTCATGGCCCAAAAGCGTCGACGCAACATCCTCGACGAAGTAAAGGGATACCGTCTACAGCGCTCAAAGAAGAAGCGCGTCGCACGTGAAGCGATCTATCACGCTCAGCTTCATGCATTTGCGCACCGCAAGGACAAGAAGAACGACTTCCGTCGTCTCTGGACCGTCCGCATCAACGCTGCACTCATGGCTCATGGCCTCAAGTACAGCCGATTCATCAAGATGCTCAAGGACAAGAAGATTGAGCTAGACCGCAAGGTGCTCGCTACTATCGCTCTTCAGAACCCTGAAGCCTTCAACCGAATCGTTGGTGAAGTTACAAAATAA
- a CDS encoding 50S ribosomal protein L35 produces MKTNKSFTKRIKVTKNGKLIARKPGQNHFNARQTGQQRIARKRTQLLTMSKRITRRFLPKTGA; encoded by the coding sequence ATGAAAACAAACAAGTCATTCACGAAGCGTATCAAAGTGACTAAGAACGGTAAGCTCATTGCGCGCAAGCCAGGACAGAACCACTTCAACGCTCGTCAAACCGGACAGCAGCGAATCGCGCGCAAGCGTACTCAGCTTCTCACTATGAGCAAGCGAATCACTCGCCGCTTCCTGCCAAAGACTGGCGCTTAA
- a CDS encoding PEP-CTERM sorting domain-containing protein yields the protein MCTARLADVWNVLFMKGGTSMVRSILAVLFLWFSFLGVAQALPVHGVLNTKPAGSLLSEGASWNGRGNFIQYAAAEINGTWVYEYSFSLRSEDISSVTLGFAGGYATPVVDHAEVLFGLYGSVGEWVSSEPFGGATVSGVQFDFEPGDLFHFAGASYGLVVMTSSAAPVWGDVLFLGEQGSAAYNARFGDIVDVPYEDGVVWGKIPVPGELVSVVSEPNSAYMMLSGLGLLGFSLRKKLQP from the coding sequence ATGTGCACCGCACGTTTAGCTGACGTGTGGAATGTTCTTTTCATGAAAGGAGGTACCAGCATGGTACGAAGCATCTTGGCAGTATTGTTTCTGTGGTTTTCTTTTCTCGGCGTAGCACAAGCACTCCCGGTGCATGGTGTGCTCAACACGAAACCGGCCGGTAGCTTGCTGAGCGAAGGCGCGTCGTGGAATGGCCGCGGCAACTTCATTCAGTATGCCGCAGCAGAAATCAACGGTACCTGGGTTTATGAGTATTCGTTCAGTCTGCGGTCGGAAGATATCTCTTCCGTCACGCTCGGCTTTGCGGGTGGGTACGCAACCCCGGTCGTTGACCATGCCGAAGTGCTATTCGGCCTTTATGGTTCTGTGGGGGAATGGGTCAGTAGCGAACCCTTTGGAGGCGCTACTGTTTCTGGTGTCCAGTTCGATTTTGAGCCGGGCGACTTGTTTCATTTCGCGGGTGCGTCATACGGACTCGTCGTTATGACATCATCCGCAGCGCCAGTGTGGGGTGATGTGCTGTTTCTTGGTGAGCAAGGGTCAGCCGCCTACAACGCGCGATTTGGCGACATCGTCGATGTTCCATATGAAGACGGTGTGGTCTGGGGCAAGATTCCGGTGCCGGGCGAATTGGTCAGCGTGGTGTCGGAGCCGAACAGTGCCTACATGATGCTCTCCGGACTCGGTCTGCTTGGCTTTTCTTTGCGGAAAAAGCTGCAGCCGTAA
- the infC gene encoding translation initiation factor IF-3 has protein sequence MRPKQQFSGKDTRTRINQAIRAAELRVIGPEGENLGTLSLANALKEAEKRKLDLIEISPNAKPPVAKITDFGQYRYDTKRKASKAKAKAHVTETKSVQVKIGTGEHDQQLKAKRAAEWLEEGHRVKVDLFLWGRYKYMEAAFLKERLERFLKIIPAEYKIADEIKKSPKGFTTTIERDGKAKKASDRPKILEEEKKVPEKKKAKPEAEEKKSKKKSLDDLLEMGMV, from the coding sequence TTGCGACCAAAACAGCAGTTTTCAGGAAAAGATACTCGAACGAGAATTAACCAGGCTATTCGTGCGGCCGAATTACGAGTCATCGGACCAGAAGGCGAAAACCTTGGTACTCTCTCCCTCGCAAATGCTCTCAAAGAAGCTGAGAAGCGAAAGCTTGATCTGATTGAGATTTCTCCCAATGCCAAACCACCGGTAGCAAAAATTACCGACTTCGGGCAGTATCGCTATGACACCAAGCGCAAAGCGAGCAAGGCCAAAGCTAAGGCACATGTAACCGAAACCAAGAGTGTCCAGGTAAAAATTGGCACCGGCGAACACGACCAGCAGCTTAAAGCAAAACGCGCCGCTGAATGGCTTGAAGAGGGTCATCGCGTAAAAGTTGATCTCTTCCTTTGGGGTCGTTACAAGTACATGGAAGCAGCCTTTCTAAAGGAACGTCTTGAACGCTTCCTGAAGATTATTCCGGCAGAGTACAAGATTGCGGATGAGATTAAGAAAAGTCCAAAAGGCTTCACCACCACTATCGAACGAGACGGTAAAGCAAAAAAAGCATCAGATCGACCAAAAATTCTCGAAGAAGAAAAGAAAGTGCCCGAAAAGAAAAAAGCCAAGCCTGAAGCAGAAGAAAAGAAGTCAAAGAAAAAGTCACTCGACGACTTACTCGAAATGGGAATGGTGTAG
- a CDS encoding YeeE/YedE family protein: protein MFEVLFPLGVAQYVLGGLLVGLGIAVPYIFTGTVAGVSTFFTATWSYCCSGSFFQTDWYKSTRSWRWFLTAGLVSGGFFYVALTGPIVVTEFAWWRLLLGGVLVGIGARMSGGCTSGHGICGLAALERVSLVATLTFLTVAIIVAHITALVL, encoded by the coding sequence ATGTTTGAAGTATTATTTCCACTTGGAGTAGCACAGTACGTGCTGGGGGGACTCTTGGTTGGCCTTGGCATTGCGGTGCCCTATATTTTTACCGGTACAGTAGCGGGCGTGTCTACTTTCTTTACCGCTACATGGTCATATTGTTGTAGTGGTTCTTTTTTTCAGACCGACTGGTACAAGAGTACTCGTAGTTGGCGTTGGTTTTTGACGGCTGGGTTGGTATCTGGTGGTTTTTTCTATGTGGCGCTGACTGGCCCAATTGTGGTTACTGAGTTTGCGTGGTGGCGGCTGTTGCTCGGCGGGGTGTTGGTGGGAATAGGGGCACGCATGTCTGGTGGTTGCACGTCGGGGCATGGCATCTGTGGTTTGGCTGCGCTCGAAAGAGTATCACTGGTCGCTACGCTCACATTTCTGACGGTTGCAATTATCGTAGCGCATATAACTGCCTTAGTTCTATGA
- a CDS encoding YeeE/YedE family protein, whose product MIKITMYIGGVLFGFGLALAGATRPEVVVSFLNLDDLGLILVIGTALMVSLIVFQGVTRLMKKPIFGESFDGHDGFPVTKRAIIGAIIFGVGWGVSGICPATSLASLGTGNWPLIFAVIGMFLGTLVYGTIKSRAGVVR is encoded by the coding sequence ATGATTAAAATAACTATGTATATCGGCGGGGTGTTGTTTGGTTTTGGCTTAGCTTTGGCTGGCGCAACACGCCCAGAAGTGGTGGTGTCATTCTTGAATCTAGATGACCTTGGGTTGATTTTAGTAATCGGCACGGCGCTTATGGTGTCGCTCATTGTTTTTCAGGGGGTGACACGGCTCATGAAGAAGCCAATATTTGGTGAGTCGTTTGATGGGCATGATGGTTTCCCGGTGACTAAGCGAGCAATAATCGGTGCGATTATTTTTGGCGTAGGTTGGGGCGTATCGGGAATTTGTCCGGCGACATCACTAGCGTCGCTTGGGACAGGCAATTGGCCACTCATATTTGCCGTGATAGGAATGTTTTTGGGTACATTGGTGTACGGCACTATCAAGTCACGTGCCGGTGTAGTCCGCTGA
- a CDS encoding arylesterase: MNKAVFTILTVAVALTAWLLWPTPAPLPPTAGSTVVVFGDSLAAGMGSSAGKDITSRLATSIEPEVINLGVSGDTTSDGLARIDTVIAADPKVVIILLGGNDAIQRVPVGDTFANLEIIIQTIQSTGAAVVLVGEPGGLYSNQYEKEYERLARTYRTYYVPNILSGLIGRAEYMSDLIHPNDAGYKIAADRILLEVEAAL; the protein is encoded by the coding sequence ATGAATAAAGCAGTCTTCACCATACTCACCGTAGCAGTTGCGCTTACTGCCTGGCTCCTCTGGCCAACGCCAGCGCCTCTCCCCCCAACGGCCGGCAGCACCGTAGTGGTCTTTGGCGACAGTCTTGCTGCCGGAATGGGATCATCAGCAGGCAAGGACATCACCAGTCGATTAGCAACATCGATTGAACCAGAAGTAATCAATCTCGGTGTTTCTGGTGACACCACATCTGATGGTCTTGCACGTATTGATACTGTCATTGCCGCCGATCCGAAAGTAGTGATTATCTTGCTCGGCGGCAATGACGCAATTCAACGAGTTCCTGTTGGAGACACCTTTGCCAATCTAGAAATAATTATCCAGACCATCCAAAGCACTGGCGCAGCTGTCGTCCTCGTTGGCGAGCCAGGTGGCCTCTACAGCAATCAATACGAGAAAGAATATGAACGCTTGGCTCGTACATACCGCACGTATTACGTACCCAATATTCTTTCTGGACTAATCGGCCGCGCCGAATATATGAGCGACCTCATTCATCCCAACGATGCTGGGTACAAAATTGCAGCTGACCGGATACTGCTCGAAGTTGAAGCGGCTCTATAA